AACACCATTGTAACTAATAAATagcttgaaaaaaaaaacaagaggaaAGCAATAAGACAAAAGCAACATCACACTTCTCTTCCATGCTCTTATTACTCTTCAACCAACTTTATGTGTCTCTCTTCCACTCAGTTCTCAGACTCATTCTTCTTGCCTTcaccaccatcaccaccaccaccacccttCTCTTCCAACAACCTCCCACTCTCCTCATCAGCTTGCTGAACCTTCTTCTGAGCCTCATTAGCCTTCAAAGCCTGCAACTTGGCATGATTGTAATACGCAACTCCCAAGAACGCAATCCCATACCCAAAAAGATTAATAGGAGTCACGGTATCCTTAATCACAGACCACGAGAAAGCAATCAACAGCCAATCTTTAACCACACCAGCAACATTCATCGTCAAAGCAGAGGTCTTCCCCACAAGAAGAAACACAGCGAGGTTCAACGCGAACGCACACAACGAATTACTCCCGAAGATAGCGTAATCGAAGTGGAAGCTAGACGTGTCTCTAAGCACAGGGAACTCAACGTAGATCCAGGGGACAAACAAGAACGCCAAGCAGCAAGGAGCAACGTAGTAAAGAGACGTGATAGGGTTAAGCGTGATGCCTTTGGAGGTAAGCAAGATCTGAATCAACACCAGACGCGTCGCCTCGAAGGCAACCGCGCCGAGCTGGAGGATCACGCCGAAGACGTCGAACCTAGCTTCCCCGTAGGCGGCGATCGCGACGCCGAAGGAGATGGAGAGCATGTTGGTCATGGTGTCTGACTTGAAACCTTCTTTCTTGAGGAGGACGCCGATGGAGTAGACGGCGACGGGCATGAGGGCTTTGAG
The sequence above is drawn from the Raphanus sativus cultivar WK10039 chromosome 7, ASM80110v3, whole genome shotgun sequence genome and encodes:
- the LOC108817259 gene encoding probable sugar phosphate/phosphate translocator At5g25400; the encoded protein is MGKGGTLSESVIKKIVLSYSYVAIWIFLSFTVIVYNKYILDKKMYNWPYPISLTMIHMSFCSALAFLLIKVFKLVEPVSMSRDTYLRSVVPIGALYSLSLWLSNSAYIYLSVSFIQMLKALMPVAVYSIGVLLKKEGFKSDTMTNMLSISFGVAIAAYGEARFDVFGVILQLGAVAFEATRLVLIQILLTSKGITLNPITSLYYVAPCCLAFLFVPWIYVEFPVLRDTSSFHFDYAIFGSNSLCAFALNLAVFLLVGKTSALTMNVAGVVKDWLLIAFSWSVIKDTVTPINLFGYGIAFLGVAYYNHAKLQALKANEAQKKVQQADEESGRLLEEKGGGGGDGGEGKKNESEN